Proteins from a single region of Hymenobacter aquaticus:
- a CDS encoding xylulokinase has product MKYLLGYDIGSSSIKASLLNIATGRCVASVTSPQKEMEITALQPDWAEQRPERWWQEVVNATLQLRAAHDFDPALIAGIGITYQMHGLVLVDKQGEVLRPAIIWCDSRAVDYGNQAFQDLGQAYCLENLLNSPGNFTASKLKWVRENEPDIYARIHKIQLPGDYIAFKLTNQLQTTVSGLSEGVFWNFKRQAIAQELLDYYGISAALLPEVVDTFSVQGQLTPEAARELGLTAGTPISYRAGDQPNNAFSLNVLQPGEIAATAGTSGVVYGINDTMTSDSRSRVNSFVHVNSTPEQPKNGVLMCMNGTGILNSWLRKVLGDISYEAMNQLAAQAPVGADGLTFLPFGNGAERILENRQLEAELRGLNFNQHGRVHVARAAQEGIVFALNYGVDIMRESGVQVRQVRAGNANMFLSPIFREAFVNSAGVELELFNTDAAQGAARGAGVGAGVYASTSEAFNGLERILTLEPTAELQEQYQTAYARWQGILHQIVPLPTTPRHVIQHAF; this is encoded by the coding sequence ATGAAATACCTCCTCGGCTACGACATCGGCAGCTCGTCCATCAAGGCCTCGCTGCTCAACATCGCAACCGGCCGGTGCGTGGCCTCGGTCACCTCGCCGCAGAAGGAGATGGAAATAACCGCGCTCCAGCCCGACTGGGCCGAGCAGCGCCCCGAGCGGTGGTGGCAGGAAGTGGTGAATGCCACCCTACAGCTGCGCGCCGCCCACGACTTCGACCCGGCCCTGATTGCCGGTATCGGCATCACCTACCAGATGCACGGCCTCGTGCTCGTCGATAAGCAAGGCGAGGTGCTGCGCCCCGCTATTATCTGGTGCGACAGCCGCGCCGTGGACTACGGCAACCAGGCGTTCCAGGACCTGGGCCAGGCGTATTGCCTGGAAAACCTGCTCAACTCGCCCGGCAACTTCACGGCTTCCAAGCTGAAGTGGGTGCGCGAAAACGAGCCCGATATCTACGCCCGCATCCACAAAATCCAGCTCCCCGGCGACTACATTGCCTTCAAGCTCACCAATCAGCTTCAAACCACCGTTTCGGGCCTTTCCGAGGGCGTTTTCTGGAACTTCAAGCGGCAGGCCATTGCCCAGGAGCTGCTCGACTACTACGGCATCAGCGCTGCCCTGCTGCCCGAAGTCGTCGACACCTTCTCGGTGCAGGGCCAGCTCACGCCCGAAGCGGCCCGGGAGCTGGGCCTCACGGCCGGCACGCCCATCAGCTACCGGGCCGGCGACCAGCCCAACAACGCCTTTTCGCTCAACGTGCTGCAGCCCGGCGAAATAGCCGCCACGGCCGGCACCAGCGGCGTGGTTTACGGCATCAATGACACCATGACCTCGGATTCCCGCTCCCGGGTCAACTCCTTCGTGCACGTCAACAGCACGCCGGAGCAGCCCAAAAACGGGGTTCTGATGTGCATGAACGGCACCGGCATCCTGAACAGCTGGCTGCGCAAGGTCCTCGGCGACATCAGCTACGAGGCCATGAACCAGCTGGCGGCCCAGGCCCCGGTCGGTGCCGATGGCCTCACGTTTCTGCCTTTCGGCAACGGAGCCGAGCGGATTCTGGAAAACCGCCAGCTCGAAGCCGAATTGCGTGGCCTCAACTTCAACCAGCACGGCCGGGTGCACGTGGCCCGCGCCGCCCAGGAAGGCATCGTCTTCGCCCTGAACTACGGCGTCGACATCATGCGTGAGTCGGGGGTGCAGGTGCGCCAGGTGCGGGCCGGCAACGCCAACATGTTTCTGAGCCCGATTTTCCGGGAGGCCTTCGTGAATAGCGCCGGCGTGGAGCTGGAGCTCTTCAACACCGACGCGGCCCAGGGCGCGGCCCGCGGGGCGGGCGTCGGGGCCGGTGTGTACGCCAGTACTTCCGAAGCATTCAACGGCCTGGAGCGGATTCTGACTCTGGAGCCCACGGCCGAACTGCAAGAGCAATATCAGACGGCCTACGCCCGCTGGCAAGGCATTTTACACCAAATCGTACCCTTACCAACCACCCCTCGGCATGTCATCCAACACGCTTTCTAA
- a CDS encoding glycoside hydrolase family 3 C-terminal domain-containing protein, producing MKNPFLFLGLALLLGCASSQRQPSTTSAAASETAAAPANPAELPFRNPELPLDQRVDDLVGRLTLPEKVSQMLNASPAIDRLGIPAYNWWNEALHGVARTSMKTTVFPQAIALAATFDQDAMLRMATITSDEARAVHHEYARRGERGIYQGLTFWTPNINIFRDPRWGRGQETYGEDPYLTGQMGMALVKGFQGDDPKYLKITACAKHFAVHSGPEPSRHEFNAQISDYDLWDTYLPAFRDLIVDAKVAGVMCAYNAYAGQPCCGSDKLMNQILYDKWKFQGYVTSDCDGLNDFWQHHKTDPDAATAAANAVLHGTDLECATGQLFTYNSLLESVQKGLISENQLDVSVKRLYKIRFQLGMFDPVEQVKYAQIPMSVVESAPHQAHALRMARESVVLLKNERNMLPLRQNLKKIVVLGPNADNDAVQLGNYNGFPTTNVTPLEGIRAKVGPGTQVVYMQGVDYASNVVYETFDINPSLAYEGKPGFKAEYFRGPNLEGAPVATQQEAGLDRYLANVKQEIVPGLLSENISARYQTTFTPQKTEELALQITGDDGYRLFVNDKLVLDNWKSRGVSTTQHIMKVTAGQKLNLRLEYFQTDRRTILKFTGAHVVPMNAANIRAQVKDADAVVFVGGISPRLEGEEMKVNVEGFSGGDRTSIALPKVQTELLKVLHATGKPVVFVMLTGSALGCPWEAQNLPAIVNSWYGGQATGTALADVLFGDYNPAGRLPVTFYESESQLPPFDNYDMQGRTYRYFRGTPLFPFGHGLSYTTFRYSNLKVPATAATGQPVTVSVDVQNTGKRAGDEVVQLYVRHPGAQGRVALHALQGFRRVPLQAGEMQTVQFTLTPRQLSLLNQQGQRAQQPGRVLLFAGGGQPLPPAVARKSVAQAELMLTGSPVAID from the coding sequence ATGAAAAATCCTTTCCTTTTTCTGGGCCTGGCCTTGCTGCTGGGCTGTGCTTCGAGTCAGCGCCAGCCCAGCACGACCAGCGCGGCGGCGTCCGAAACGGCTGCGGCGCCCGCCAATCCGGCCGAATTGCCTTTCCGCAACCCGGAGCTGCCCCTCGACCAGCGCGTAGATGACTTAGTGGGACGCCTGACCTTGCCCGAAAAAGTGTCGCAGATGCTTAACGCGTCCCCGGCCATCGACCGGCTCGGCATTCCGGCCTACAACTGGTGGAACGAGGCCCTGCACGGCGTGGCCCGCACCAGTATGAAAACCACGGTGTTTCCCCAGGCCATTGCCCTGGCCGCCACCTTCGACCAGGACGCCATGCTGCGCATGGCCACCATTACTTCCGACGAGGCCCGGGCCGTGCACCACGAGTACGCCCGCCGCGGCGAGCGGGGCATTTACCAGGGCCTCACGTTCTGGACGCCCAACATCAACATCTTCCGCGACCCGCGCTGGGGTAGGGGCCAGGAAACCTACGGCGAAGACCCTTACCTGACCGGGCAGATGGGCATGGCTCTGGTCAAGGGCTTTCAGGGCGACGACCCGAAGTACCTCAAGATTACGGCCTGCGCCAAGCACTTTGCCGTGCACAGCGGCCCCGAGCCGAGCCGCCACGAATTCAACGCCCAGATCAGTGACTATGACCTCTGGGACACGTATTTGCCGGCGTTTCGGGACTTGATTGTGGACGCCAAAGTGGCGGGCGTGATGTGCGCCTACAACGCCTACGCCGGCCAACCCTGCTGCGGCAGCGACAAACTGATGAACCAGATTCTCTACGACAAGTGGAAATTCCAAGGCTACGTCACCTCCGACTGCGACGGGCTCAACGACTTCTGGCAGCACCACAAAACCGACCCCGACGCGGCCACCGCCGCCGCCAACGCCGTGCTCCACGGCACCGACCTGGAGTGCGCCACCGGCCAGCTGTTTACCTACAACTCCCTGCTCGAATCGGTGCAGAAAGGCCTGATCAGCGAAAATCAGCTCGACGTATCGGTGAAACGGCTCTACAAAATCCGCTTCCAGCTGGGCATGTTCGACCCCGTAGAGCAGGTGAAGTACGCCCAGATACCCATGAGCGTGGTGGAAAGCGCCCCGCACCAGGCCCACGCCCTGCGCATGGCCCGCGAGTCGGTGGTGCTGCTCAAGAACGAGCGGAATATGCTGCCGCTGCGCCAGAATCTGAAGAAAATCGTGGTGCTGGGCCCCAATGCCGACAACGACGCCGTGCAGCTGGGCAACTACAACGGCTTCCCGACCACCAACGTGACCCCGCTGGAAGGCATCCGGGCCAAAGTCGGCCCCGGCACCCAGGTCGTGTACATGCAGGGCGTGGATTACGCCAGCAATGTCGTTTACGAAACCTTTGATATTAACCCCAGCTTGGCTTACGAGGGCAAGCCGGGCTTTAAAGCCGAATATTTTCGGGGCCCCAACCTGGAAGGTGCGCCCGTGGCCACCCAGCAGGAAGCCGGCCTTGACCGGTACCTAGCCAATGTGAAGCAGGAAATCGTGCCGGGCCTTTTGTCGGAGAACATTTCGGCCCGCTACCAGACCACGTTTACCCCGCAGAAAACCGAAGAGCTGGCCCTGCAAATCACCGGCGACGATGGATACCGGCTGTTTGTGAACGATAAGCTGGTGCTTGACAACTGGAAAAGCCGCGGCGTGTCGACCACTCAGCACATAATGAAAGTTACTGCCGGCCAGAAGCTGAACCTTCGGCTGGAATACTTCCAAACCGACCGCCGCACTATTCTCAAGTTCACCGGCGCCCACGTCGTGCCCATGAATGCTGCCAACATCCGGGCCCAGGTGAAGGACGCCGACGCCGTTGTTTTCGTGGGTGGCATCTCGCCCCGGCTCGAAGGCGAGGAAATGAAGGTGAACGTGGAAGGCTTCAGCGGCGGCGACCGGACCAGCATTGCCCTGCCCAAGGTGCAAACTGAATTGCTGAAAGTGCTGCACGCCACGGGCAAGCCGGTGGTGTTTGTGATGCTGACCGGCAGCGCCCTGGGCTGCCCCTGGGAAGCCCAGAACCTGCCGGCCATCGTCAACAGCTGGTACGGCGGGCAGGCTACCGGCACGGCCCTGGCCGACGTGCTTTTCGGCGACTACAACCCCGCCGGCCGCCTGCCCGTCACGTTCTACGAGTCGGAAAGCCAGCTGCCGCCCTTCGACAACTACGACATGCAGGGCCGCACCTACCGCTATTTCCGGGGCACGCCGCTGTTTCCCTTCGGCCACGGCCTGAGCTACACCACGTTCCGCTATTCCAACCTGAAAGTGCCCGCCACGGCCGCCACCGGCCAGCCCGTCACCGTCAGCGTGGACGTGCAGAATACCGGGAAGCGGGCCGGCGACGAGGTCGTGCAACTCTACGTGCGCCACCCCGGCGCGCAGGGCCGCGTGGCTTTGCACGCCCTGCAAGGCTTCCGCCGGGTGCCGCTACAAGCGGGGGAGATGCAGACGGTGCAATTCACACTCACGCCCCGGCAATTGTCCCTGCTCAACCAGCAGGGCCAGCGCGCCCAACAGCCCGGCCGGGTGCTGCTCTTCGCCGGTGGCGGGCAGCCCCTGCCACCAGCTGTAGCCAGGAAAAGCGTAGCGCAGGCCGAGCTGATGCTAACCGGCAGCCCGGTGGCCATTGATTAA
- a CDS encoding sialate O-acetylesterase has product MTRITTSGRFRWQHTLLAAVAGLLLASPLHAQVRLPKLVSDGMILQRDAPVAVWGWASPGEKVTVTLAGKTASATTSADGKWRASLPPLKAGGPYEMTVAGANRITLKDVLIGDVWVCSGQSNMETPMARLRDKYPEVVAQANNPMIRQFNVELRYSFNGPKAEVAGGKWVSTTPQNVLAFSGVAYFFAKALFEKYHVPIGLIRSAVGGSPAEAWLSAEALQAFPKYEQAAEKVKDSVYVKTTIAQGQVASRAWYAALRQADQGVAKGSTSWYATSYNATDWKTMKIPGYWADQGLGPVNGVVWFRKEVVVPASMVGKPARLELGTIVDSDSVYINGQFAGTTGYQYPPRKYDLPATLLQPGRNVVVVRVINNGGRGGFTLDKQYRLTAGGETLDLRGDWQYKLGAATPPTPGSVSFQNQPGGLYNGMIAPLLPYAIKGVLWYQGESNTAKPEEYQPLLTVLIADWRKHWNQPALPFLYVQLANFMEAKDQPTESNWAGVREGQRRTLVVPHTGMAVALDLGEWNDIHPLNKQDVGKRLALAAQKVAYGDKNVVSSGPLYQSMQVKGNKVTLSFSSTGSGLVAKDGKSLRYFAVAGPDKKFVWAQAKIEGNKVVVWNDQVPNPVAVRYAWADNPEGANLSNKEGLPASSFQAE; this is encoded by the coding sequence ATGACCCGGATTACTACTTCCGGCCGCTTCCGCTGGCAACATACCCTGCTGGCGGCCGTGGCCGGCCTTCTACTTGCATCCCCACTACACGCCCAGGTGCGCCTGCCCAAGCTGGTCAGCGACGGCATGATTCTGCAGCGCGACGCACCCGTGGCCGTGTGGGGCTGGGCCTCGCCCGGCGAGAAAGTAACCGTGACGCTGGCCGGCAAAACGGCCTCCGCCACCACCAGTGCCGACGGCAAGTGGCGGGCCAGCCTGCCCCCGCTGAAAGCCGGCGGGCCCTACGAAATGACCGTGGCCGGCGCGAACCGGATTACCCTCAAAGACGTGCTCATCGGCGACGTGTGGGTGTGCTCGGGGCAGTCGAATATGGAAACGCCCATGGCCCGGCTGCGCGACAAGTACCCCGAGGTGGTGGCCCAGGCCAACAACCCGATGATCCGGCAGTTCAACGTCGAGTTGCGCTACAGCTTCAACGGGCCCAAAGCCGAGGTAGCAGGCGGCAAGTGGGTGTCGACGACGCCCCAAAATGTGCTGGCTTTCAGCGGCGTGGCGTACTTTTTTGCTAAAGCCCTCTTCGAGAAATACCACGTGCCCATCGGCCTGATCCGGTCGGCCGTGGGGGGCTCACCCGCCGAGGCCTGGCTGAGTGCCGAGGCGCTGCAAGCCTTTCCGAAGTACGAGCAGGCGGCCGAAAAGGTAAAGGACAGCGTGTACGTGAAAACCACCATAGCGCAGGGCCAGGTGGCTTCGCGGGCCTGGTATGCCGCCCTGCGCCAGGCCGACCAGGGCGTAGCCAAGGGCAGCACGTCCTGGTACGCCACCAGCTACAACGCCACCGACTGGAAAACCATGAAAATCCCCGGCTACTGGGCCGACCAGGGCCTGGGTCCGGTAAACGGCGTGGTCTGGTTTCGCAAGGAAGTAGTGGTGCCGGCCAGCATGGTGGGCAAGCCCGCCCGCCTGGAACTGGGCACTATCGTCGACAGTGACTCGGTGTACATCAACGGGCAGTTTGCGGGCACCACCGGCTACCAGTATCCGCCCCGCAAATACGATTTGCCGGCCACGCTGCTCCAGCCCGGCCGCAACGTGGTGGTGGTACGCGTCATCAACAACGGCGGGCGCGGGGGCTTCACGCTCGACAAGCAGTACCGACTCACGGCGGGCGGCGAAACCCTAGATTTGCGCGGCGACTGGCAGTACAAGCTCGGGGCCGCCACGCCGCCCACGCCCGGCTCGGTGTCCTTCCAAAACCAGCCCGGGGGCCTGTACAACGGCATGATAGCGCCCTTGCTGCCCTACGCCATTAAAGGCGTGCTCTGGTACCAGGGCGAATCCAACACTGCCAAGCCCGAGGAATACCAGCCCCTGCTCACGGTCCTGATTGCCGACTGGCGTAAGCACTGGAACCAGCCCGCCTTGCCCTTTCTGTACGTGCAGCTGGCCAACTTCATGGAGGCCAAAGACCAGCCCACGGAAAGCAACTGGGCCGGGGTGCGCGAAGGCCAGCGCCGCACCCTGGTCGTGCCCCACACCGGTATGGCCGTGGCCCTGGACCTGGGCGAGTGGAACGACATTCACCCGCTGAATAAGCAGGACGTAGGCAAGCGCCTGGCGTTGGCCGCCCAAAAAGTAGCCTACGGCGACAAAAACGTGGTTTCCTCGGGGCCGCTCTACCAAAGTATGCAGGTCAAGGGCAACAAGGTCACGCTCAGCTTCAGCAGCACCGGCAGCGGCCTGGTAGCCAAAGACGGCAAGTCCCTGCGCTACTTCGCCGTGGCCGGGCCGGACAAGAAATTCGTCTGGGCCCAGGCTAAGATTGAAGGCAATAAAGTCGTGGTTTGGAACGACCAGGTGCCCAACCCGGTGGCCGTGCGCTACGCCTGGGCCGACAACCCGGAAGGTGCCAACCTCAGCAACAAGGAAGGCTTGCCCGCCTCGTCTTTTCAGGCGGAGTAG
- a CDS encoding GH35 family beta-galactosidase, with translation MRANSLLAKILLPGLLSVLALAGQAQNGVPRLVKTGQSTQLLVDDKPFLVLGGELGNSTASSTPYMQPVWPRLKALNLNTVIAPVYWELLEPEEGRFDFTLVDDLLRDARRHQMKLVLLWFGAWKNSMSCYAPAWVKTDAKRFPRVEDDQGVPQEIMTPFEPRNLDADRKAFVQLMQHLKQADGQQHTVITVQVENEIGMLPTARSHDSRANAAFRQPVPAKLLAYLQQERKNLKPEFAALWQRQGSKTKGNWEEVFGKSLATDEIFMAWHYATFTNALAQAGKAAYPLPMYVNAALNRPGVAPGNYPSAGPLPHLMDVWQAGAPAIDILAPDFYNPDFKHWCDLYTRGGNPLFIPEHRFEEGVAAKAFFAFGSYNCLAFSPFAIEGSDTLKGAPISKAYELLQQVTPLITKYQPQGQTRGFLLYQDSAARTTTLGDYRFTAKHEYTLGWSLGAKKPQWTPGGALIIAVAPDEFYVVGTGVVLTCEPTAKGKRAGYLRVDEGHFEGEKWVPGRRLNGDQDHQGRHVRIAGDEYGIQRVKLYTY, from the coding sequence TTGAGAGCAAACTCACTGTTAGCCAAAATTCTGCTGCCGGGCTTGCTGAGCGTGCTGGCCCTGGCGGGGCAGGCCCAAAACGGTGTGCCCCGGCTGGTAAAAACCGGGCAAAGCACCCAGCTGCTGGTCGACGACAAACCCTTTCTGGTGCTGGGCGGCGAGCTGGGCAACTCCACGGCCTCCAGCACGCCCTACATGCAGCCCGTGTGGCCCCGGCTCAAGGCCCTGAACCTGAACACCGTCATTGCGCCGGTGTACTGGGAGCTGCTGGAGCCCGAGGAAGGCCGGTTCGACTTCACGCTGGTCGACGACCTGCTGCGCGACGCCCGCCGGCACCAGATGAAGCTGGTGCTGCTCTGGTTCGGGGCCTGGAAAAACAGCATGTCGTGCTACGCGCCGGCCTGGGTGAAAACCGACGCGAAGCGCTTCCCGCGGGTGGAAGACGACCAGGGCGTGCCCCAGGAAATCATGACGCCCTTCGAGCCCCGCAACCTGGACGCCGACCGCAAAGCCTTCGTGCAGCTGATGCAGCACCTGAAGCAAGCCGACGGTCAGCAGCACACGGTCATCACGGTGCAGGTCGAAAACGAAATCGGGATGCTGCCCACGGCCCGCAGCCACGACAGCCGGGCCAACGCCGCTTTCCGGCAGCCGGTGCCCGCTAAGCTGCTTGCGTATCTGCAACAGGAGCGCAAGAATCTGAAGCCGGAGTTTGCGGCGCTGTGGCAGCGGCAGGGCAGCAAAACCAAGGGCAACTGGGAGGAAGTTTTTGGCAAAAGCCTGGCTACCGACGAGATTTTCATGGCCTGGCACTACGCCACGTTTACCAATGCCCTGGCCCAGGCCGGCAAGGCCGCTTACCCGCTGCCGATGTACGTGAATGCGGCCCTGAACCGGCCCGGCGTGGCGCCCGGCAACTACCCCAGCGCCGGCCCCTTGCCCCACCTCATGGACGTGTGGCAGGCCGGGGCCCCGGCCATCGACATTCTGGCCCCCGACTTCTACAACCCCGATTTCAAGCACTGGTGCGACCTGTACACCCGCGGCGGCAACCCGCTGTTTATTCCCGAGCACCGCTTCGAGGAAGGCGTGGCGGCCAAGGCGTTTTTCGCGTTTGGCAGCTACAACTGCCTGGCGTTTTCGCCCTTCGCCATCGAGGGCAGCGACACGCTCAAGGGCGCCCCCATCAGCAAGGCCTACGAGCTGCTGCAACAGGTCACCCCGCTCATTACCAAGTACCAGCCGCAAGGCCAGACCCGGGGCTTTTTGCTCTACCAGGATTCGGCGGCCCGCACCACCACGCTCGGCGACTACCGCTTCACGGCCAAACATGAATACACGCTGGGCTGGTCGTTGGGAGCCAAAAAACCGCAATGGACGCCCGGCGGCGCCCTCATCATTGCCGTGGCTCCCGACGAGTTTTACGTGGTGGGCACCGGCGTAGTGCTGACCTGTGAGCCCACCGCCAAAGGCAAGCGCGCCGGCTACCTGCGCGTGGACGAAGGCCACTTCGAGGGCGAAAAGTGGGTGCCCGGCCGCCGCCTCAACGGCGACCAGGACCACCAGGGCCGCCACGTGCGCATTGCCGGCGACGAGTACGGCATCCAGCGCGTCAAACTTTATACGTACTAA
- a CDS encoding RagB/SusD family nutrient uptake outer membrane protein — MNKLFLATLGTFGLLLGATSCSNDILDENPQSVLLPSFLGTPQGIEAGVTGVYSGLRQIYGNDAAFFTTEAGTDLWTNGISSSSGLNDYSPTDLTPVNAGSTSFIWTVCYQQINNANGVLKYSNEVQGMDPARLKQLVAETKLLRAQYYFVLVRHFGDVPLMLSFIDQPTKDISRAPLADVYAQIVTDLTEAMNSIADKPAQPGRVTRATALHLLAKVHLNRATSTAKQADDYANAAKFAKELIDNQGRYGLGMETDPAKVFEEGNENGKEVIFNAQFNGDATFSRIDGFTFGGENVAGFNFRSRYDLLPNMARDINNGRPFARHVITRFLENSYILRDAAGTPLETGAALRSTDTRYNKWFTTVYRVNSPGANSGSTSAVIGDTSIWYPGRELPAAVLARIAARKPVPYRVFQPSQYTTEYFPTMNKFDSRQRTSVNGFSTRPNIIYRLAETYLIAAEAYFYLGNAGQAKDYINVVRRRAAAPGKTTQMEIAEAQVTIDFILDERARELCGEMMRWYDLKRTGKLIERVKAYNPPRVNLANGTYGSNAAINIKDYHVLRPIPQTEVDRTSGKIKQNTGY, encoded by the coding sequence ATGAACAAGCTATTTTTGGCCACTCTGGGCACCTTTGGCCTGCTGCTGGGCGCCACCAGCTGCAGCAACGATATTCTGGACGAAAACCCGCAGTCCGTCCTGCTGCCGAGCTTTTTGGGCACCCCGCAGGGCATCGAGGCCGGCGTGACGGGCGTGTACTCGGGCCTGCGCCAGATCTACGGCAACGACGCGGCCTTTTTCACCACCGAAGCCGGCACCGACCTCTGGACCAACGGCATCAGCTCCAGCAGCGGCCTGAACGACTACAGCCCCACCGACCTGACGCCCGTCAACGCCGGCTCCACTTCGTTTATCTGGACGGTGTGCTACCAGCAGATCAACAACGCCAACGGCGTGCTGAAGTATTCGAATGAAGTGCAGGGCATGGACCCGGCCCGTCTCAAGCAGCTGGTGGCCGAAACCAAGCTGCTGCGGGCCCAGTACTACTTCGTGCTGGTGCGGCACTTCGGCGACGTGCCGCTGATGCTGTCCTTCATCGACCAGCCCACCAAGGACATCAGCCGCGCCCCGCTGGCCGACGTGTACGCGCAGATCGTGACGGACCTCACCGAGGCCATGAACAGCATTGCCGACAAGCCCGCCCAGCCAGGCCGCGTGACGCGCGCCACCGCCCTGCACCTGCTGGCCAAAGTACACCTCAACCGCGCCACCTCCACGGCCAAGCAAGCCGACGACTACGCCAACGCCGCCAAGTTTGCCAAGGAGCTGATCGACAACCAGGGCCGGTATGGCCTGGGCATGGAAACCGACCCGGCCAAAGTGTTTGAGGAAGGCAACGAGAACGGCAAGGAAGTCATCTTCAACGCCCAGTTCAACGGCGACGCCACCTTCTCGCGCATCGACGGCTTCACCTTCGGGGGCGAAAACGTGGCGGGCTTCAACTTCCGCAGCCGCTACGACCTGCTGCCCAACATGGCCCGCGACATCAACAACGGCCGGCCCTTCGCCCGCCACGTCATCACGCGCTTCCTGGAGAACAGCTACATCCTGCGCGACGCCGCCGGCACCCCCCTGGAAACCGGCGCCGCCCTGCGCAGCACCGATACGCGCTACAACAAGTGGTTTACCACCGTGTACCGGGTGAACTCGCCGGGGGCCAACAGCGGCAGCACCAGCGCCGTGATTGGCGACACCTCCATCTGGTACCCCGGCCGCGAGCTGCCCGCCGCCGTGCTGGCCCGCATTGCCGCCCGCAAGCCGGTGCCCTACCGTGTGTTCCAGCCCAGCCAGTACACTACCGAGTATTTCCCCACGATGAACAAGTTTGACTCGCGCCAGCGCACCTCGGTCAACGGCTTCTCGACCCGCCCCAACATCATCTACCGCCTGGCCGAAACCTACCTGATTGCGGCCGAAGCCTACTTCTACCTCGGCAACGCCGGCCAGGCCAAGGACTACATCAACGTGGTGCGGCGGCGGGCGGCGGCCCCGGGCAAAACCACCCAGATGGAAATTGCCGAAGCCCAGGTTACCATCGACTTTATCCTGGATGAGCGGGCCCGGGAGCTGTGCGGGGAGATGATGCGCTGGTACGATTTGAAGCGCACCGGCAAGCTCATCGAGCGGGTGAAGGCCTACAACCCGCCGCGCGTCAACCTCGCCAACGGAACCTACGGCTCCAACGCGGCCATCAACATCAAGGATTACCACGTGCTGCGCCCCATTCCGCAAACGGAAGTAGACCGCACCAGCGGCAAAATCAAGCAGAACACCGGGTATTAA